In Sphingomonas sp. LR60, the following are encoded in one genomic region:
- the purL gene encoding phosphoribosylformylglycinamidine synthase subunit PurL has protein sequence MTVITPQIVADHGLSPEEYDRVLGALGREPNLVELGIFSVMWSEHCSYKSSRIHLKKLPTEGPQVICGPGENAGVVDIGDGQAAIFKMESHNHPSYIEPYQGAATGVGGILRDVFTMGARPVANLNALRFGRPDHPKMRHLISGVVHGIGGYGNCVGVPTVGGEVNFHPAYDGNILVNAMTVGVAETNKIFYSAASGIGNPIVYVGSKTGRDGIHGATMASADFGEDADAKRPTVQVGDPFTEKLLIEACLELMASDAIVAIQDMGAAGLTSSSVEMASKGGVGIELVMDDVPQRETGMTPYEMMLSESQERMLMVLKPGREDFARAIFEKWELDFAVIGHVTDTGRMVLKFKGETVCDIPLGPLADDAPLYDRPHVPTPAPKALVDVPESKDPAKDLLALMRSPDIASRRWIWEQYDHMVGADTVQRPGGDSAVVRVHGTDKALAMTTDCTPRYCFADPVEGGKQAVAEAWRNLTAVGATPLAITNCLNFANPQRPEIMGQIVGCLDGMAQACRALDFPIVSGNVSLYNESKATGGGSAILPTPAIGGIGLLKDWQKNATIAFKQTGDIIVVVGTRSGHLGQSLWLRELHGREEGPPPRVDLDLERRTGDFIREQIAAGHLGAVHDVSDGGIAVTIAEMALAGGIGAMIDRALPYDTAASLFAEDQGVYVVTVHDHALLDFLQAALDAGVEAEPLGRTIGTRIIFELAGGDFCVPLGELRAAHEGFFPKLMSTEAAL, from the coding sequence ATGACCGTCATCACGCCCCAGATCGTCGCCGACCACGGCCTGTCCCCCGAGGAATATGACCGCGTGCTCGGCGCACTCGGTCGCGAGCCCAATCTGGTCGAACTCGGCATCTTCTCGGTGATGTGGTCCGAGCATTGCAGCTACAAGTCGAGCCGCATCCACCTGAAGAAGCTGCCGACCGAGGGCCCGCAGGTCATCTGCGGCCCCGGCGAGAATGCCGGCGTGGTCGATATAGGCGACGGGCAGGCGGCGATCTTCAAGATGGAGAGCCACAACCACCCCTCGTACATCGAGCCCTATCAGGGTGCGGCGACCGGGGTCGGCGGAATCCTGCGCGACGTGTTCACGATGGGCGCGCGGCCGGTCGCCAATCTCAACGCCTTGCGCTTCGGTCGGCCCGACCATCCGAAGATGCGGCACCTGATCTCGGGCGTCGTCCACGGGATCGGCGGCTATGGCAATTGCGTCGGCGTCCCGACGGTTGGCGGCGAGGTCAATTTCCACCCCGCCTATGACGGCAACATCCTCGTCAACGCGATGACGGTCGGCGTCGCCGAAACGAACAAGATCTTCTATTCGGCCGCCAGCGGGATCGGCAACCCGATCGTCTATGTCGGGTCGAAGACCGGGCGCGACGGCATCCACGGCGCGACAATGGCTTCGGCGGACTTCGGCGAGGATGCCGATGCCAAGCGCCCGACCGTACAGGTCGGCGACCCCTTTACCGAAAAGCTGCTGATCGAGGCGTGCCTCGAACTGATGGCGTCCGATGCGATCGTCGCGATCCAGGACATGGGCGCGGCGGGCCTCACCTCCTCGTCGGTCGAAATGGCGTCGAAGGGTGGCGTCGGGATCGAGCTGGTCATGGACGACGTGCCGCAGCGCGAAACCGGCATGACGCCGTACGAGATGATGCTCTCCGAATCGCAGGAGCGGATGCTCATGGTCCTGAAGCCCGGCCGCGAGGATTTCGCACGCGCGATCTTCGAGAAGTGGGAGCTGGACTTTGCGGTGATCGGGCATGTCACCGACACCGGGCGCATGGTGCTGAAGTTCAAGGGCGAGACCGTCTGCGATATCCCGCTCGGCCCGCTCGCCGACGACGCGCCGCTCTACGATCGGCCGCACGTCCCCACTCCCGCCCCGAAGGCGCTGGTCGACGTGCCGGAGAGCAAGGATCCTGCCAAGGATCTGCTCGCCTTGATGAGGTCGCCCGACATCGCCAGCCGCCGCTGGATCTGGGAGCAGTACGACCACATGGTCGGTGCCGACACCGTGCAGCGCCCCGGCGGCGACAGCGCGGTGGTGCGCGTCCACGGCACCGACAAGGCGCTGGCGATGACCACCGACTGCACCCCGCGCTATTGCTTCGCCGATCCGGTCGAGGGCGGAAAGCAGGCGGTCGCCGAGGCGTGGCGCAACCTGACCGCGGTCGGTGCGACCCCGCTGGCGATTACCAACTGCCTCAACTTCGCCAATCCGCAACGCCCGGAAATCATGGGCCAGATCGTCGGCTGCCTCGACGGCATGGCGCAGGCGTGCCGTGCGCTCGACTTCCCGATCGTGTCGGGCAACGTCAGCCTCTACAACGAGTCCAAGGCGACCGGCGGCGGCTCCGCGATCCTGCCGACCCCCGCGATCGGCGGCATCGGACTGCTCAAGGATTGGCAGAAGAACGCGACGATCGCCTTCAAGCAGACCGGCGACATCATCGTCGTCGTCGGCACGCGGTCGGGGCACCTCGGCCAGTCGTTGTGGCTGCGCGAACTCCACGGCCGCGAGGAAGGCCCACCGCCGCGCGTCGACCTCGATCTCGAGCGCCGCACCGGCGACTTCATCCGCGAACAGATCGCCGCCGGGCATCTCGGCGCGGTGCATGACGTGTCGGACGGCGGGATCGCGGTGACGATCGCCGAAATGGCCCTGGCCGGCGGGATCGGTGCGATGATCGACCGTGCCCTCCCCTATGACACCGCCGCATCGCTGTTCGCCGAGGATCAGGGCGTGTACGTCGTGACGGTCCACGATCACGCACTGCTCGACTTCCTGCAGGCCGCGCTGGACGCCGGCGTCGAGGCCGAGCCGCTGGGCCGCACGATCGGGACGCGGATCATCTTCGAACTGGCAGGCGGCGATTTCTGCGTCCCGCTGGGCGAATTGCGCGCGGCGCACGAGGGCTTCTTCCCGAAGCTGATGAGCACCGAAGCGGCGCTATAG
- a CDS encoding DUF418 domain-containing protein, which yields MDQTATRSHRPTSRIVALDHLRGAAVLGILIANLPGFALPVAAYFSPAAWGGTGPADITAWAFTYVFVEGKMRGLFAALFGASMLLVIDRADARGGNGAALHLRRMATLFVIGCAHLYFVWSGDILSLYALVGCVALLFSAAPLRLLLFAAAACLMLALANGLAVAGLGAVVERVFGRSVPADLAREIAAMRGGWRANVTWRWREEAGPFTAFLANGPETLAYMLLGMAGLRSGFLTGAWPRRRYVMIAAAALLTTLPIFALIAAHTIARDFDAHIVVLASFVVAPLLRPVTVMGYAALLLLTVRDGRVAAAGRVALSNYLACSLAFTALFYGWGSGQFARWDRAALYLLLVPAWAAMLLWPQWWLARFTHGPAEWLWRCAARGTWIPLRRATCERDAN from the coding sequence ATGGATCAAACCGCGACGCGATCTCACCGCCCGACGTCCCGCATCGTCGCGCTCGATCATCTGCGCGGTGCGGCGGTGCTCGGCATCCTGATCGCCAACCTCCCCGGCTTCGCGCTGCCCGTCGCCGCCTATTTCTCACCCGCGGCATGGGGCGGAACTGGCCCCGCCGACATCACCGCCTGGGCGTTCACCTATGTGTTCGTCGAGGGCAAGATGCGCGGGCTGTTCGCCGCGCTGTTCGGTGCGTCGATGCTGCTGGTGATCGACCGCGCCGACGCGCGTGGCGGAAACGGTGCGGCGCTCCACTTGCGCCGCATGGCGACGCTGTTCGTGATCGGCTGCGCGCATTTGTACTTCGTGTGGAGCGGCGACATCCTCAGCCTCTACGCGCTGGTCGGCTGCGTCGCCTTGCTGTTCAGCGCCGCGCCGCTGCGGCTCCTGCTGTTCGCCGCTGCCGCTTGCCTGATGCTCGCGCTCGCCAACGGGCTGGCGGTCGCCGGGCTCGGTGCGGTCGTCGAGCGGGTGTTCGGCCGGTCGGTGCCCGCCGATCTGGCGCGTGAGATCGCTGCGATGCGCGGCGGCTGGCGCGCAAACGTCACATGGCGGTGGCGCGAGGAAGCCGGACCGTTCACCGCCTTCCTCGCCAACGGTCCGGAGACGCTCGCTTATATGCTGCTCGGCATGGCGGGATTGCGAAGTGGCTTTCTGACCGGCGCATGGCCACGTCGCCGGTACGTGATGATCGCGGCGGCGGCGCTACTCACGACGCTCCCGATCTTCGCCCTGATCGCGGCGCACACGATCGCGCGCGACTTCGATGCGCACATCGTCGTCCTCGCGAGCTTCGTCGTCGCGCCGTTGCTCCGTCCGGTGACCGTCATGGGCTATGCGGCGCTCCTGCTGCTGACCGTGCGCGACGGTCGCGTCGCGGCGGCAGGCCGGGTCGCGCTCAGCAACTATCTGGCCTGCAGCCTCGCATTCACCGCACTGTTCTACGGCTGGGGCAGCGGGCAGTTCGCGCGCTGGGACCGCGCGGCGCTCTACCTCCTGCTCGTTCCCGCCTGGGCGGCGATGCTGTTGTGGCCACAATGGTGGCTGGCGCGCTTCACCCACGGCCCTGCCGAATGGCTGTGGCGCTGCGCAGCCCGCGGCACATGGATACCACTTCGTCGCGCAACTTGCGAACGCGACGCAAATTAG
- a CDS encoding (2Fe-2S)-binding protein yields the protein MVVCVCNAIRECQVREAARAGATTACQAYRCYGRQAKCGQCVAFAREIINEERAAA from the coding sequence ATGGTCGTTTGCGTCTGCAATGCGATTCGTGAATGCCAAGTACGCGAGGCGGCCCGCGCGGGAGCGACCACAGCGTGTCAGGCCTATCGCTGCTATGGGCGGCAGGCAAAATGCGGGCAGTGCGTCGCGTTCGCACGCGAGATCATCAATGAGGAACGTGCGGCTGCGTAG
- the bfr gene encoding bacterioferritin, which produces MKGDPKVIEFLNESLRNELTAINQYWLHYRLFDHWGVYKLAEFERHESIDEMKHADWLAERILFLDGLPNFQLLGRLRIGETVEEILKADLAMEIEAVAQLKAAVAYCEEVKDFVSRELFARILASEEEHVDTLERQFEMIERMGIQNYIQLNSISEHDKPASGAAPYLKG; this is translated from the coding sequence ATGAAGGGTGACCCGAAAGTCATCGAATTTTTGAACGAGTCGCTTCGTAACGAACTTACGGCGATCAACCAATATTGGTTACATTACCGTCTCTTCGACCACTGGGGCGTCTACAAGCTCGCTGAGTTCGAGCGCCACGAATCGATCGACGAGATGAAGCACGCCGACTGGTTGGCGGAGCGGATCCTGTTTCTCGACGGGCTGCCCAACTTCCAGCTGCTCGGGCGGTTGCGGATCGGCGAGACGGTCGAGGAAATCCTCAAGGCCGATCTCGCGATGGAGATCGAGGCAGTCGCGCAGCTCAAGGCCGCGGTCGCCTATTGCGAGGAAGTGAAGGACTTCGTCAGCCGCGAGCTGTTCGCGCGCATCCTCGCCAGCGAAGAAGAGCATGTCGATACGCTGGAGCGTCAGTTCGAGATGATCGAGCGGATGGGCATCCAGAACTATATCCAGCTCAACTCGATCAGCGAACACGACAAGCCGGCCAGCGGCGCTGCGCCGTATCTGAAGGGTTGA
- a CDS encoding Hpt domain-containing protein produces MSVETSKLVDDLALARARAELGTGFARILGYFREDGIKSLTTLEEAVRKSNAVAMVIPAHTLKGEAQQFGALALAAIAEKIENYARLCIEHHDAPDGAIKDVVALRPVLLQTLALLEREAGVAVTPPPAVTPPAPVAPAFTPPPLAGRPRAPGGFGRKIG; encoded by the coding sequence GTGTCGGTGGAAACGAGCAAACTGGTCGATGATCTGGCGTTGGCGCGCGCGCGTGCCGAGCTGGGGACCGGCTTCGCCCGCATCCTCGGCTACTTCCGGGAAGACGGCATCAAGTCGCTGACCACGCTTGAGGAAGCCGTCCGCAAGTCCAATGCCGTCGCGATGGTGATCCCGGCGCATACCTTGAAGGGCGAGGCGCAGCAATTCGGCGCGCTGGCGCTGGCGGCGATCGCCGAGAAGATCGAGAATTATGCGCGGTTGTGCATCGAGCATCACGATGCGCCCGATGGTGCGATCAAGGATGTGGTAGCCCTACGCCCGGTGCTGCTGCAGACGCTGGCGCTGCTCGAGCGCGAGGCGGGAGTGGCCGTGACGCCGCCGCCAGCGGTCACCCCACCAGCGCCTGTCGCACCGGCGTTCACGCCGCCGCCGCTCGCCGGGCGTCCGCGCGCGCCGGGTGGGTTCGGGCGCAAGATCGGCTGA
- a CDS encoding PQQ-like beta-propeller repeat protein yields the protein MTTRVATGLALAALVGLSGCGIFKGGPKKTPTVGQRVPILMSENQATVDKGLESVPVTLPVGVANDAWTQPGGNAAKSMGNLLLGSATPAKAWTAQINGGTNRARLAAGPVVAENKLFVVDVDATLHAFAADTGTKLWTRVLPDNEENKNARFGGGVSYDEGKLYATDGLGDVVAVNAADGAVLWRAKPGGPLRGAPTVANGQVYVLSQDNQIFALDQGDGKVVWTQSASLETQGVFGVAAPAASSGTVIAGFSSGELNAYRYENGRTLWQDALSRTSITTSVSSLADIDADPVIDDGRVYSIGEGGRMVALEIATGQRTWEQNLAGISTPWVVGDWIFLVTDDARLVCLSRANGKLRWVSQLRAFKNEEKRNDPYNWFGPVLAGDKLWLTNSRGELVGTSTTDGSVQTTIEAGDQFSMAPIIANQTLYTLDEKGVITAWR from the coding sequence ATGACGACACGGGTGGCGACCGGCCTGGCGCTCGCCGCGCTGGTGGGGTTGAGCGGCTGCGGCATCTTCAAGGGCGGGCCCAAGAAGACCCCGACCGTGGGGCAGCGCGTTCCGATCCTGATGTCGGAAAATCAGGCGACGGTCGACAAGGGGCTGGAAAGCGTGCCGGTCACGCTGCCGGTCGGTGTCGCCAACGATGCCTGGACGCAGCCGGGCGGCAACGCGGCCAAGTCGATGGGCAATCTGCTGCTTGGCTCCGCGACGCCCGCCAAGGCGTGGACCGCGCAGATCAACGGTGGCACCAACCGCGCGCGCCTCGCCGCCGGACCGGTCGTCGCCGAGAACAAGCTGTTCGTCGTCGATGTCGACGCGACGCTGCACGCCTTCGCCGCGGACACCGGCACGAAGCTGTGGACGCGCGTGCTGCCTGACAACGAAGAAAACAAGAACGCGCGCTTCGGCGGCGGCGTCAGCTATGACGAGGGCAAGCTCTACGCCACCGACGGGCTGGGTGACGTCGTCGCGGTCAACGCCGCCGACGGCGCGGTGCTGTGGCGCGCGAAGCCGGGCGGCCCGCTGCGTGGCGCACCGACCGTCGCCAACGGCCAGGTCTATGTGCTGAGCCAGGACAATCAGATCTTCGCGCTCGATCAGGGCGACGGCAAGGTCGTCTGGACGCAGTCGGCGAGCCTGGAGACGCAGGGCGTATTCGGCGTCGCCGCGCCGGCCGCCAGCTCGGGCACGGTCATCGCAGGCTTTTCGAGCGGCGAGCTGAACGCCTATCGCTACGAGAACGGGCGCACCCTGTGGCAGGATGCGCTGTCGCGCACCTCGATTACCACCTCGGTGTCGAGTCTCGCCGATATCGACGCCGATCCGGTGATCGACGATGGCCGCGTCTATTCGATCGGCGAGGGCGGCCGGATGGTCGCGCTGGAGATCGCGACCGGGCAGCGGACCTGGGAACAGAACCTTGCCGGCATCTCGACGCCTTGGGTCGTCGGCGACTGGATCTTCCTCGTCACCGACGATGCGCGGCTGGTCTGCCTGTCGCGCGCCAATGGCAAGCTGCGCTGGGTCAGCCAGTTGCGCGCGTTCAAGAACGAGGAAAAGCGCAACGATCCCTATAATTGGTTCGGGCCGGTGCTGGCGGGCGACAAGCTGTGGCTGACCAACTCGCGCGGTGAACTGGTCGGCACCTCGACGACCGACGGCAGCGTGCAGACGACGATCGAAGCCGGTGATCAATTCTCGATGGCGCCGATCATCGCCAACCAGACGCTCTACACGCTCGACGAAAAGGGTGTGATCACCGCCTGGCGCTAA
- a CDS encoding tetratricopeptide repeat protein, which translates to MALTPQNNEAFLREVDDELRRDQALHVWRRYGVALIAAVVVALAAFGAYLFWQHRQEQAAGREGEQLQTAYDALAANDTKSASDTLAKLTQSKRDGYRVLATFTQADVLLQKNDLKGAAAKFASVAQDASVAQPFRDLAMIRQTSAEFDTLKPEVVAERMRPLAVAGNPWLGSAGELMAAAYLQQGRRDLAGQVFARIAADTQVPSSLRQRAVQMSGVLDEKATPASPTAAGAAAPAKNEGNTTR; encoded by the coding sequence GTGGCCCTGACGCCGCAAAACAATGAAGCGTTCCTGCGTGAGGTCGACGACGAGCTGCGTCGCGATCAGGCGCTGCACGTCTGGCGCCGCTACGGCGTCGCGCTGATCGCCGCCGTCGTGGTCGCGCTCGCGGCGTTCGGCGCCTATCTGTTCTGGCAGCATCGCCAGGAACAGGCCGCCGGGCGCGAAGGCGAGCAGTTGCAGACCGCCTATGACGCGCTTGCCGCCAACGACACCAAGTCGGCGAGCGACACGCTCGCGAAGCTGACGCAGTCGAAGCGCGACGGCTATCGCGTGCTGGCGACGTTCACGCAGGCCGATGTGCTGCTGCAAAAGAACGACCTGAAAGGTGCGGCGGCCAAGTTCGCCAGCGTCGCGCAGGATGCGTCGGTAGCGCAGCCGTTCCGCGATCTCGCGATGATCCGCCAGACCAGCGCCGAGTTCGACACGCTCAAGCCTGAGGTCGTTGCGGAGCGGATGCGTCCGCTGGCGGTCGCGGGCAATCCGTGGCTGGGCAGCGCGGGCGAGCTGATGGCCGCCGCCTATCTGCAACAAGGCCGCCGCGATCTCGCCGGGCAGGTGTTCGCGCGGATCGCCGCCGACACGCAGGTGCCGTCCTCGTTGCGTCAACGTGCGGTTCAGATGTCGGGCGTATTGGATGAAAAGGCGACGCCCGCGTCGCCGACGGCTGCCGGTGCCGCTGCGCCGGCCAAGAACGAAGGTAACACGACGCGATGA
- the panB gene encoding 3-methyl-2-oxobutanoate hydroxymethyltransferase has product MSTTFTIDTATSRATPVAAPMKRLTVPAIRARKAAIAAGKGEPLVMLTAYTVRMAQLMDPHCDMLLVGDSLGQVIYGLPSTVPVTLEMMAAHGAAAVRGSHHATVVIDMPFGSYEASPAQAFESAALLMKQTGAAAVKLEGGTAMAPTVQFLSERGIPVVGHIGLTPQAVNALGGYGARGRSPAEARKIVADARAVAEAGAFALVIEGVVEPIAVEITRTIDIPTIGIGASAACDGQVLVAEDMLGLFERTPRFVKRYGDMAAFVAERAGQYAAEVRSRAFPGPEQLYPAKD; this is encoded by the coding sequence ATGTCCACGACCTTCACCATCGACACCGCGACCAGCCGCGCGACTCCGGTCGCCGCGCCGATGAAGCGTCTGACCGTTCCGGCGATCCGGGCGCGCAAGGCGGCGATCGCGGCAGGCAAGGGCGAGCCGCTCGTCATGCTGACCGCCTATACCGTGCGGATGGCGCAATTGATGGACCCGCATTGCGACATGCTGCTGGTCGGCGACAGCCTGGGGCAGGTGATCTACGGCCTGCCTTCGACGGTGCCGGTTACGCTGGAGATGATGGCGGCGCATGGCGCGGCGGCGGTGCGCGGCAGCCATCACGCGACGGTCGTGATCGACATGCCGTTCGGCAGTTACGAGGCGTCGCCCGCGCAGGCGTTCGAAAGCGCGGCGCTGCTGATGAAGCAGACCGGTGCAGCGGCGGTGAAGCTGGAGGGCGGAACCGCGATGGCGCCGACGGTGCAGTTCCTGTCGGAACGCGGCATCCCGGTCGTCGGGCATATCGGGCTGACCCCACAGGCGGTGAACGCGCTGGGCGGCTATGGCGCGCGCGGGCGCAGCCCGGCGGAGGCGCGCAAGATCGTCGCCGACGCGCGTGCGGTCGCCGAGGCAGGCGCGTTCGCGCTGGTGATCGAGGGGGTGGTCGAGCCGATCGCGGTCGAGATCACGCGCACGATCGACATTCCGACGATCGGGATCGGCGCGTCCGCGGCGTGCGACGGGCAGGTGCTGGTCGCCGAGGACATGCTGGGCCTGTTCGAGCGGACGCCGCGCTTCGTGAAGCGCTATGGCGACATGGCGGCCTTCGTCGCCGAGCGCGCCGGGCAATATGCCGCCGAGGTACGCTCGCGCGCCTTCCCCGGCCCGGAGCAGCTCTATCCCGCAAAGGACTAG
- a CDS encoding Crp/Fnr family transcriptional regulator, which yields MSNTPGLTPSPPRVTIDRSDPVHRRLEQLAPGVAATIGLHSRRFSPRVVRSRREIVHEGEAVSGVWMIRAGWAALVRHFADGRRQIEHLLLPGDPLPLDRDAYYPATIVALTPVTMVDLDGPWLSDPALLDGALRRHTLTTLHHLLDATARLGRQVAIERFAHLLLELRDRLKNVGLASDTHFRLPLTQEMLADTLGLTSVHVNRTLQMMRQQQLIELEGREVALLLPAKLAQMADYPSLPGQPIANG from the coding sequence ATGAGCAACACGCCCGGCTTGACCCCGTCGCCACCGCGCGTCACGATCGACCGCAGCGATCCGGTGCATCGCCGGCTGGAACAACTCGCGCCCGGTGTGGCCGCGACGATCGGACTGCACAGCCGGCGCTTTTCGCCGCGCGTCGTTCGTTCGCGTCGCGAGATCGTGCATGAAGGCGAGGCGGTTTCCGGTGTCTGGATGATCCGGGCCGGGTGGGCGGCGCTGGTGCGGCATTTCGCGGACGGCCGCCGCCAGATCGAACATTTGCTGCTGCCCGGCGATCCGCTGCCGCTCGATCGCGACGCTTACTATCCCGCGACGATCGTCGCGCTGACCCCGGTGACCATGGTCGATCTCGACGGTCCGTGGCTGTCGGATCCTGCGCTACTCGACGGCGCGTTGCGGCGGCATACGCTGACGACCCTGCATCACCTGCTCGACGCCACGGCGCGGCTAGGGCGACAGGTCGCGATCGAGCGATTCGCGCACCTGCTGCTCGAATTGCGCGATCGTCTCAAGAATGTCGGGCTGGCGAGCGATACGCACTTTCGGCTGCCGCTGACGCAGGAGATGCTCGCCGATACGCTCGGGCTGACCAGCGTTCATGTGAATCGCACGCTGCAGATGATGCGGCAGCAACAGCTGATCGAGCTGGAGGGGCGCGAGGTGGCGCTGCTGCTGCCGGCGAAACTCGCGCAGATGGCGGATTATCCGTCGCTGCCCGGACAGCCGATCGCTAACGGCTAA
- the yajC gene encoding preprotein translocase subunit YajC produces the protein MLISPAYAQTASGAAQGGGLAGFISLAPLLLVFVVFYFLMIRPQQRRMKALQSAVAGVKKGDSVVTAGGLVGKVTKVEDDFVEVEIAPNTRVRVVKATLAEVTPLGGKPAND, from the coding sequence ATGCTCATCTCTCCCGCTTATGCGCAGACCGCCAGCGGCGCCGCCCAGGGCGGCGGCCTCGCCGGCTTCATCAGCCTCGCGCCGCTGCTCCTCGTCTTCGTCGTCTTCTACTTTCTAATGATCCGCCCGCAACAGCGCCGCATGAAGGCGCTCCAGAGTGCAGTCGCCGGTGTCAAGAAGGGCGACTCGGTCGTCACCGCCGGCGGGCTCGTCGGCAAGGTGACCAAGGTCGAGGACGACTTCGTCGAGGTCGAAATCGCACCGAATACGCGCGTGCGCGTCGTCAAGGCGACGCTCGCCGAGGTCACGCCGCTCGGCGGCAAGCCGGCGAACGACTGA